The window CAGAGTCCTTGGCATGGTGGGCGCAGGTCATCAATCCACCTTTCAGCTTCGGGCCGCTGCCGAACAGCGCGATTTCGAGAAGGTCGTCGCCTGGAACCCGCATCCCGACATGCTGCCGCGTCTGGGCGCCGTGGCTGAAGAGCTGGGTCTGGAGTTCGAAGCCGTAACGCAAGAAGAGCTGGGCGCGCAGGCGGATGTGATCATCACCATTACATCGGCGTTTGAACCGCTGTTGATGGCCGACTGGATCAAGCCCGGCACGCATATTGCCTGCATGGGCACAGACACCAAGGGCAAGATGGAAGTGGACGCGGCGCTCTTTGGCAAGGCCACCGTCTTTGCGGATGAGATCGCCCAGTCGATCACCATTGGCGAGGCGCAACATGCAATCGCATCCGGGCTGATCGACGAAGCTGACATCACACCCATCGGTGCCGTGATCAACGGCGACCATCCGGGCCGCAGCAGTGACAGTGAAATCACTGTGTTTGATGGAACCGGTGTGGGCCTTCAGGATCTGGCCGTCGCCTCGGTCGCGGCGCGGATCGCTGATGAAAGAAATCTGGCGACACGCGTCGCTTTGTAAAAGCGGACCTCCGGTGAAGAGATCGGAGGCTCGGACGCGGAGGGTGCGGAGGGTGCGGCCCAACCGGGGCACGCCGTCGAAATCGCCGGGGATGTCGGGGTCGGCAGACCGCAGAATCCGGGAAAGTCAGATGCGGGTCAAAATATGTTTGATCGCCGTTGGCTGCTGTCCCTGACCAGAGTGTTCCCTTTGGAAGCACGCGCAAAACCACGCGCACCCGGTCGGGTGCGCGCCCAATCTCGACAGGTTTCAAGATGCCTTGCGAGGCGCACATGGCCGGGACGTGATCCCCGGCTTATCCAACCGGGTCTGCAAAAAGATCCGGACACATGTCATCAAGGAGGAAAACAACATGAAGAAAGTAGCAACAGCTCTCGCCGCAGCGGCCCTGGCCGCGGCACCGGCCTTTGCCTCAGACAAAATTCTGCTGAAAACGCCGGTCGCCTTTTCAACTGAACTGCCTGGGCTTGGCACACCGATCGTTCGCGTGTCGGAGGATCTTGCGGCTATCTCAGGTGGGGCCATCAAGATGAAGGTCTACGAGCCCGGCAAGCTGGTTCCGGCGTTTGAGATTCTTGATGCGGTTTCATCCGGCAAGATCAACTCGGGCTTTGCCACCGCTGGCTACTGGGCCGGCAAGATTCCGGCAGCGCCGTTGTTCTCGGCTGTCCCATTCGGCCCCGAAGCAGGCGAATACATGGCCTGGCTCTACTACGGCAATGGCATGGATCTGTATCAGGAGATGTACGATCAGGCCGGTTTCAACGTCAAAGTTCTTCCCTGCACCATTATTGCACCGGAAACCTCGGGGTGGTTCGCTGAAGAAATCACATCGGTTGAACAGCTGAACGGCCTGAAGATGCGCTTCTTCGGTCTGGGCGGCAAAGTCATGCAGAAACTGGGCGTTGCCACATCCCTGCTGCCCGGCGGTGAGATCTTCCCGGCCCTGGAAAAAGGGGCAATCGACGCCACCGAGTTCTCGATGCCCGCCATCGACCAGCGTCTCGGTTTCCACAAACTGGCGAAGTACAACTACTTCCCGGGCTGGCATCAGCAGGCCACCATCTTTGAACTGATCATCAACAAGGATGAATGGAACGAGCTGAACCCGACCTTGCAGGCCCAGATTGAGCTGACCTGCCGTGCGCAGATGACCGAGAGCTTTGCCGAAGGTGAGGCGATCCAGTTTGCAGCGATGCAGAAGAACGTCGATGAAAACGGCGTGACCATTGTCGACTGGACACCCGAGATGCTGGACGTCTTCCGCGCGACCTGGACCGAGGTGGCCGAGGAAGAAGCCGCAAACGATGAGTTCTTTGCAAAGGTATACGCCGACCTGAATGAGTTCAGCGAAGGCTACGCCCTGTGGAAAGCCCACGCATTCCTGCCACGCCAGTAACACATCTAACCCGGACCGGCTTTGCGGTCCGGGTTTTTGATCTGATCGGGGGAGGCCCGGTTCAGGGGAGGAAAAGAAATGGCATCGACATCTCACGATCACCAAGACGCCCACTATGACCCGCTTTGGGAAGAAATCGAAAACGACGACCGGAAAGACCCGAAATTCGCAGCCACGCTGGACCGGCTGGTCAAGGGCGTCGGACACGTCGTTATGTGGGCAAATGTGCTCCTGATCCTTGCTATCATAGTGCAGGTTGGGATGCGCTATACGCTGGATCTGAATTTTCCAAAGCTGGATGAATTGCAGTGGCATCTCTATGCGCTGACAACCATGGTCGGCGTGTCATATGCGCTGAGCACCGACGCCCATGTCCGCGTCGACGTTTTGCGTGCCGGCTTTTCCTTCCGCGCCCGGCGGGTGATCGAAATTGTCGGGATCGTGGTTCTGATCTTGCCGTTCTGCTACCTGATGATTGATCAGGGTCTCGATTATTTTCAGGACAGTTACCGGGTCAACGAACGGTCCGACAGCCCCACCGGCCTACCGGCGCGCTGGCTGCTGAAGGCTGTTATCCCGGCCAGCTTTGTTCTGATTGCCATGGCTGCTGTCGCACGCTTGATTCATGACCTCTACATGCTGGTGACCCGCGCCGATCCATCGTCGGATCGCGCTGGTCTGAAACCCCTCATGTGGATGATGGTTGGCTTCGCCATCGTGACGTTCACCCTGATGCAGCTGGTGGACGCGCCTGAGGAAAAGCTCGTCATCGCAATGTTCATGTCCTTCGTCGGTGTCCTGTTCACCGGCATTCCGGTCGCCTGGGTCCTGTCGGGCATCGGCGTTCTTTACTGCGGTATTGCTTACCTCGGTGACAATGACATGCTGCTCTGGACGGGCATGGAGGCCACGTTTACGGGGCTCGATTACCTGACACTTGGCGCGGTTGTGAACCGTGTTTACGCGACGATGTCCAACGCCGTTCTTGTTGCCCTTCCCATGTTTATCTTCATGGGGCTGATGCTGGACGAAAGCGGCGTGGCACAGCGGCTGATGACCTCGATGCAGAGATTGTTCGGCACCATGCGTGGGGGCCTGGCCATCACCGTGACTGCGATCGGGATCATCTTGGCCGCCTCGACCGGTATCGTCGGGGCATCCGTCGTGCTGTTGGGTCTTTTGTCGATGCCCGCGATGATGGAACAGAAATATTCCAAGACACTGGCAGCGGGCGTGATTGCCTCGTCCGGCACGCTTGGCATTCTGATCCCGCCGTCGATCATGCTGGTCATCATGGCCGACCAGATGGCGCTGTCAGTGGGTGATCTGTTTATGGCGGCGCTGTTTCCCGGCCTGATCATCGGGGGCCTTTACATCCTCTACATCGTGGTGATTTCAACCCTGCGCGCTGATGTGGCGCCACTGCCTGAGGGTGCCAAGAAGGTGGACTGGGCGGCGATCTGGGATGTGTTCAAGGCGGTTCTGCCGCCCGTGGCGCTGATCTTTGCCGTGTTGGGGTCGATCTTTGCCGGTCTGGCGACACCGACGGAAGCGTCAGGTGTTGGCGCCGCCGGGGCCACGCTGCTGGCAATAGGCTATCGCAAGCTGACAATCGCGAAACTGGTCGAAGTGACACGGAACACGTTCAAGACAACGGCCTATATCTTTGCGATCTTCCTTGGTGCCACCTGCTTTGCCTTTGTTCTGCGCGAATTGGGCGGTGATGAGTTGATCACCCACACCATCGAAGGCATGGGCCTGGGAGAAATGGGCACGATCCTGTTCATTCTGTTCATCGTATTTCTGCTTGGTTTTGTGTTGGACTGGATCGAGATCACGCTCATCATCCTGCCGCTTGTCGCTCCG of the Phaeobacter sp. A36a-5a genome contains:
- the bhcD gene encoding iminosuccinate reductase BhcD, encoding MTNPTDTDGLLIVSEEICAKTVSRADAFDAVEAVFGAMARGDAYNFPVIREAIGYADALYGFKSGFDRAGKSLGVKSGGFWPGNMDKGLTNHQSTIFLFDPDTGRLQALVGGNYLTAVRTAASSSVSIAHLARQDARVLGMVGAGHQSTFQLRAAAEQRDFEKVVAWNPHPDMLPRLGAVAEELGLEFEAVTQEELGAQADVIITITSAFEPLLMADWIKPGTHIACMGTDTKGKMEVDAALFGKATVFADEIAQSITIGEAQHAIASGLIDEADITPIGAVINGDHPGRSSDSEITVFDGTGVGLQDLAVASVAARIADERNLATRVAL
- a CDS encoding TRAP transporter large permease subunit, which produces MASTSHDHQDAHYDPLWEEIENDDRKDPKFAATLDRLVKGVGHVVMWANVLLILAIIVQVGMRYTLDLNFPKLDELQWHLYALTTMVGVSYALSTDAHVRVDVLRAGFSFRARRVIEIVGIVVLILPFCYLMIDQGLDYFQDSYRVNERSDSPTGLPARWLLKAVIPASFVLIAMAAVARLIHDLYMLVTRADPSSDRAGLKPLMWMMVGFAIVTFTLMQLVDAPEEKLVIAMFMSFVGVLFTGIPVAWVLSGIGVLYCGIAYLGDNDMLLWTGMEATFTGLDYLTLGAVVNRVYATMSNAVLVALPMFIFMGLMLDESGVAQRLMTSMQRLFGTMRGGLAITVTAIGIILAASTGIVGASVVLLGLLSMPAMMEQKYSKTLAAGVIASSGTLGILIPPSIMLVIMADQMALSVGDLFMAALFPGLIIGGLYILYIVVISTLRADVAPLPEGAKKVDWAAIWDVFKAVLPPVALIFAVLGSIFAGLATPTEASGVGAAGATLLAIGYRKLTIAKLVEVTRNTFKTTAYIFAIFLGATCFAFVLRELGGDELITHTIEGMGLGEMGTILFILFIVFLLGFVLDWIEITLIILPLVAPIIAAMSLSVPGYGLDNPELVWFVILVAVTLQTSFLTPPVGFSLFYLKGVCPPEVTLTDIYKGVVPFILLQLTGLALVIWFPSIATWLPSVAY
- a CDS encoding TRAP transporter substrate-binding protein, which translates into the protein MKKVATALAAAALAAAPAFASDKILLKTPVAFSTELPGLGTPIVRVSEDLAAISGGAIKMKVYEPGKLVPAFEILDAVSSGKINSGFATAGYWAGKIPAAPLFSAVPFGPEAGEYMAWLYYGNGMDLYQEMYDQAGFNVKVLPCTIIAPETSGWFAEEITSVEQLNGLKMRFFGLGGKVMQKLGVATSLLPGGEIFPALEKGAIDATEFSMPAIDQRLGFHKLAKYNYFPGWHQQATIFELIINKDEWNELNPTLQAQIELTCRAQMTESFAEGEAIQFAAMQKNVDENGVTIVDWTPEMLDVFRATWTEVAEEEAANDEFFAKVYADLNEFSEGYALWKAHAFLPRQ